The DNA sequence TTCTTATAACAGTTTTAGGTGGTTTAGGAACAACAATTGGTCCAATTATAGGTACATTTTTATTTTTATTTTTATCGGAAATTATGGTTAATAATCTAACCGGTATTGCTAATATATTTTTAGGGTTTACAATTATAATTTTAATAATAATTATACCTAATGGTTTTATAGAAATTTTAATTAATCCTCATAAAATTAATAAAAATTATTTCATTAAAAACATTCAAAAAAATAAATTATGACATCTATTTTAAAAGTCTTTAATATTACTAAATACTGTAACAATTTTTTAATAATTAATAATATAAATTTTTCATTAAAAAAAGGTGAAATATTAGGAGTAACTGGAAATAATGAATCCGGTAAAACAATACTTACACGCATAATTAGTGGTTTTTTAAGACAAGATAAAGGAAATATTTTTTTACAAAAAAAATTAATTAATTCTTTTTTACCTTTTAAACGAGTTCGCATAGGTATTATTCATATATTTCAAAATACAAATTTATTTACCAATTTATCTGTTTTAGATAATGTAACAATTAGTATATTATTTGGATCAAATCATAATATGAACCTCATTTATTCACGTGAAAAAGCATTTGAATATTTAAAATTTGTAGGTCTTCAAAAATTTTCTAATTCCAGTATTAATAAATTAACTCAATTTAATAAAAAAAAATTAAAATTAGCGAAAGCTTTTGGAGTAGAACCAAAAATAATTTTATTAGATGAAATAATGTCTGGTTTAAATAAAATTGAAATTTTAAAATTAGCTAAAATAATTGAAAAAATTCGTAATTTAGATATTAGTATTTTATTTGTTGATAAAAATTTTAATGCTATTAAAATTTTAGTAGATCGCTTATTAGTTTTATATCGCGGTAAGAAAATAGCAGATGATTTTCCAAAAACAATATTATCTGATAAAATTTTACTAAATAAAATGATTTAGAAAAATTATGAAAGATAAAAATAAAAAATATCCAATTTTAGAAATTAAAAATTTATATTTAAAATATAACAATAAATTAATTTTAAATAAAATTAATTTAAAAATTTTTTACGGAGAAATAGTAACTTTAATTGGAGAAAAAAATTCCGGAAAAACTACCTTGGCTCATGCATTATATAATATGTTACCATATACTGGTAATATTACTTTTAATAAAAATAAAATATATAAATTAACATATGATAAAATTTTTAAATTGGGATTAGCATATGTTATGCAAAAAAATAAATTATTTAACCAAATAACAGTGGAAGAAAACTTACTAATAGGGGCTTATTTAAGAACTGATAAACTTTTAATTATAAAAGATTTAAATAAAATATATTCAATATTTCCTCAATTATTTGAAAGGCGCATGCAATTAGCTATCAATTTATCCAATGGAGAAAAAAAAATATGCTCAATAGCACGCGCATTAATGGCTTCACCAAAATTTATAATTATTGATGAAATTAGTTTAGGAATTACAAGTAAAATAATAAAAAAAATAATAAAAATATTAGTACAAATACAAAAATTTGGTACAACTATTTTTTTAATAGAAAAAAATGCACAATTAATTATACCTATTTCTAATCATATTTACATTA is a window from the Candidatus Profftella armatura (Diaphorina cf. continua) genome containing:
- a CDS encoding ATP-binding cassette domain-containing protein, coding for MKDKNKKYPILEIKNLYLKYNNKLILNKINLKIFYGEIVTLIGEKNSGKTTLAHALYNMLPYTGNITFNKNKIYKLTYDKIFKLGLAYVMQKNKLFNQITVEENLLIGAYLRTDKLLIIKDLNKIYSIFPQLFERRMQLAINLSNGEKKICSIARALMASPKFIIIDEISLGITSKIIKKIIKILVQIQKFGTTIFLIEKNAQLIIPISNHIYIIKNGNIINQKITKNYKYK
- a CDS encoding ATP-binding cassette domain-containing protein encodes the protein MTSILKVFNITKYCNNFLIINNINFSLKKGEILGVTGNNESGKTILTRIISGFLRQDKGNIFLQKKLINSFLPFKRVRIGIIHIFQNTNLFTNLSVLDNVTISILFGSNHNMNLIYSREKAFEYLKFVGLQKFSNSSINKLTQFNKKKLKLAKAFGVEPKIILLDEIMSGLNKIEILKLAKIIEKIRNLDISILFVDKNFNAIKILVDRLLVLYRGKKIADDFPKTILSDKILLNKMI